The nucleotide sequence CTCAGCATGCACAAGTGCTCAATTGTGGAAACGAATCAGATCATTACACACTGAAGGTCTTTCACATCACACTCTCAAAGCTAGCTGTTAACTTTCAAAACCACTTTTCTAAGACAAAACCACTGACGGCAGCCTGGAAGGTTCTGCTGGAAGGGTTCTTCAGCGGTTCTGTAACCTAAACTGATAGAGAAAACCTCAGCTATGTCTTTCATCAATAATAAACCATTAAGAATCTTCTGGTACTTCATTTTTCTCTCTGTTGTTTATATcactgttattgttgttttgatcACCTCTAAAGTTTTTGATGATTCATTTgcagcctttttcttttgtttttatttttttttagacattttgtgTTTCAAAGCAAATTCTTTCATGTTTGTGGGTTATTGTCTCATTAAAAACGTCTCTTTTAGCACTTAATTCTATCTCAGGTGGTTCTAATTGTCTGCTTTGTTGCAGCTCGccaataatttatattttatttgatcaCACGCTTTGAATGTTGATCCTTACCTATGGTTTTGCTGTCAGTAGGTATACAGCCTCTTTCTTTCTTAAGttaaaattcaattaaagtAAAGATTTGATGACAACTGCTTGTTGAATAAAGATACATTTGTCCtggataaatatttatttacaaaaatcaaTCTGTTtatgaaaacattcattttttttaacatgagacACTTGAAATCCTAAAAatgtcatgttgctgttttaaatATGATGCAAGGAAAATGATGGCATCAAGACagtttttcaacaacaaaatgatATTAGTTTGAGAAAATGTGACGTAGTGAcaagaattcttggtaaaaccatttttttcccattgacagctttttgcttctttaaataaaaatctgtctCTGGGGAAACGAcctttgacttatttctaacaGCCCTCTTTTCTAGTGCATTTGGAATAAAAACGATGTAGAATTAGGATAAATTAGGATTTGCTCATCTACTGCCTGAAGTAATCtgtgttccatttttattttggattgtttttctcaaacaaagtacattgaacatttttattgtttgaataCACAATTGAAATAGGAAGTCATCTTTAGTTGTGTGTTCATAGTTGTGCTTATTTGAAATAATGGCATCTCATAATGGAATGTGTCTGTCATTGCACTggtatgaagtttttttttgtttgtacttaCAGTTATATGTAATAAGACATAAATCCtataaatgttatattttaaatgcaaaaatgtgttAGAGCAATATTGAAAACATGGCCGccatacttgtttttttttatctctgacGTTATTTGGAGGTTTAGATTTCCGTCCTTCCTTCCCTAATGAACACATGGTTCACTTCCGCAGCGTGTTCACATCTCCACCACCACGtacacgtgcacgtgcacgctGTCTCACTGCTTTGGCCCTCCTCCTGACCCACAGtatattgatggacagatatctgGCGCTTATGTAAGTGTCAGAATTTGGCTCTTGGATGTAACATTTCCAGCAGATCCAGCATAAACGtgaagcttaaaataataacctactcaaaaggggtttatacaaatatacaccttggcTATCAGAAGACGCACAACCCCttattgtaatagtaaaacctgtccaacacaaaaggccttcagcaatcatctgtttgctcagttgctggacaggacaagttaaaaagaaaaccaaaagatTTCCTTCTGAACATGTGTTTGTGTCAAAAACATCTAGCCCACTCAGGGGCAAATATTGGGTTTCCATAAACGTTTTCAGAAGTTTGTTTCCTAACAGGAAACAATAAGAAAACCTAACATCTGATTTGGGCTTTAGAGGTGAAGATTGAAACAAGCTCTGCAAGTAAATGATTTATTACATcacataatttattatttaattgtcttgaatgtgtattttattgaaaaatattaaatgtgcatatattaaaaaaacacaatatcacTGCTTCAATGATAACGGGAAAGACAGACAATATTATTAACATCATTAACACATTGTGTACTGACACACATGCCAGAAGCTTTAAGGAAGTCAGAAATCTCCTAAAAATGTaggaacttttaatttttactttttattaaacatatTGTAGTTCCACCAGTAATACTGCAGGGGGAGACATAGAACTCCAAAACCTCCTCGGGTACAGAAAGGCAGAATCCAGTTTCACAAAATTACAGAGGAGCTGAAGTTCTCTCACATATTTGAATCATGAAACTTATGATTCATTAAGCATCTCAAagcttattttttgtttgcattcacattaccttaaaataaaaagtctgagtatctaaaataatatttctctAACGCCTTTGTGAATTTGCCCTTTAGAGTGAAGCAAGTGTACCTTCTGCATCTTGGCACATCCAATGTGATAAAGTCTATTACCAGCTCTAGAGATTGTTTGTCCTTTATTAAAAGAGGGAATCAAAAACGTATGGGAAATtacgtttgttgtttttttttttaggaattgaGCATCTTCTCAAGGACACTTCAGAAAGGGCCACAGTCACAGCTCAGACCTGAAGTCTGAGTGAAATGTCAACATAAAGGTCCCAGGCATAGACTTCCTGCCACCAGCCCCAGCAGAAGCATCCCGTTTGGGGCAGCCAGCAGACTGGCCACGCTGTCAGTCGGTACTTCCAGTGAAGGCTTTGAGTTGCCAGTGTCGGGAGGGTCAGTTCTTCTAAATTTAGTGTCAGAGGCACTTTTTGCTGTGGAGGCTGCTGTCACGGCTCCAGCATCTCCATCAGACTTGACTCCAACCGAAGCTCCATCCCTGGGAGCCTGCTGGTCTGATGCGTCCCCACCTGCAGTCTTGTACCACTGGCACCGGAAGTCTTTTTTCCAAATTTCCGCTGGATCTGTCTCGACTGTTTCATTGCCTTTGTCTGGCTGAACCATACCTTTTCCACCCTATAAAGGAGGCAGTAAAAAAACATATGATATATTGTCTAAGCATTAAAAACTAATACGCTTCATGATTTACGTTCGGCTTTTTCTGTCAGTTAAAGGTCATTGTAGCTTGATCAGAGATTTGGAAAATGGTTGACAGGTGTTGCTGTGTTCTGAAGTGGAGGATCAAACTGCACCTGATCCTCCTCTGGTGGGTCTTAGCTACTGTTTTCCTGTGTCTGTACTTAGCGACTAAACTCAGGAAATCTGCTGGTTACACAGCTCCCTGCCGCTTTCATCCttgttttctaaataaacaTATACAGTTCTCTTAATTGGTATGATGCCCAAAATAGACGCCACACTTCCAGCTTCCATCAAGTGGAGATAATAGACAATTACTAAGTAACCGCTGTAGGAGTGGGTCACAGGGATCGTAATGCAATCTGCTCTGACACTTTTTTTATCCTCACATTCattttatacataaatatatgaagtttaaatatatttttttttctttcaaattttctGTCACCTTTCCAGTCACTGTGGATGACGGTGGCAGATGGAGGTAAGCAGAGCTGTCTGGATCCAGACGAACACATCGACCCCTCCCCTGGCAAAGGGATGCTGAGCACAGCTGAGTTGCCGTGGTGATGTTCATGATGTAGGGTCCCAGCACTTTCTGGACAAACTCCGCCAGGTCCTGGCATTCTCTCTGGGGCACAGAGAAGTGGGGTGGATTGTAATGAAGCTGACAATTGGTCTCATAAGATGTGCAATTTTGAGACTAAATGGAAAAATTGGATGGTGCCTGTATTTCACAAATGGAAATGGACACATTTGCATATATATAGAACAGGAAAAGAACTGTGGATACAattctcaaaaaaacaacaacactgtgGTAAATTAGATGTATGTACACTGAAATGTAAGCACTTATACCTCTGTTTTAGGCTCACTTTTATCCCAGATGACAATGCCTGCGGTTCCCATGGCAGCACTTTCTCCTATAGTATTGACCAGGTCAGTCTTTAAgggagaaaaatgtaaaagaaatacCACCAAGTAAGCTGTTTTCTGAAGCaaatttatttcactttaacTAACATTTCATAAAGGGGATGTTTATGAAGTGAAAAAGTCTTTTAGAGCCCAGATCAGAGGGAAACATCTTACCTGTGATAGAAAGGTTTTAGTTGAGACGTAGACACTCTTGACCAACGGGAAGACGGGAAGATCAAAATCTGTTCCAGCAAGAGATGAGACCCGTAAGGCTTCTCTTATCTGACCTGATGAGGAAAGCCTGGCTCCAGACgagccactctgcagaaagagAAGCACTTTGCATATATTTGTGCTAAAAAGTCAAACACAGCATAGCTTTACAgtcagaaaaataaactgtGCATTGAGCTGCGCtcccaaatgaaagaaaagtcaTTAAAATGAGAAATGCAAATACAagtaaaacaccaaaacagatGACATTACggataaaaatgttgacattaAATACTTTTGTTAATTAAGTTTGAAGTTCAGTGGGGAAGTGGAGGCTGTTAACTGCTCGTGTAATGGGTTTGGAGCAGACAAGAGGGGGGGTCGAAGAAGACCCAGTTTTTTCTAGCCAggtctaaagacccactctgatgggggggggggcgttttgggtgtttttcaacatgttcttgtggcatttttctgatgttggaggtCACATATAAAGATTGTGAAGTGTcggacaaaaaaaatccatttgaaaaagatcttagttgtgatgcagaaaatgtgttttttaaaatgttttcctccTCCGAACTGGTATCTGGCTCTAATTTGTTCGACTGAATAGCTCCTATGGCTCACTATTAAGAATGCTCCACACCAACTACTTAGAGccgatttctaatgaactcctgccgctctgcagaaactatttcctagaaaacaacaggttttatttttatttgggctaaaaattgcatagtCACAATGAAAAGACTACTGGAACGCTTGGAAAATGGGTTCCAGTAGTCTTTAAGTGGGTCTTCAAGTGCTTCAGACTATTCTCTTCTTGTTTTGTCAGTTTCTCATTAGATCGGTTTTTAGAAATGCTGTGAGAAGAGGCTTCCACCTGCAGCTTGTCCAGAGTCAGGAGGGGGTAGAGGGCGGAGCATCGTTTCCATAGCCACAGGAGCTCATCGTTAAGGGCCGCCTCAGCGGGAGGGCACCGGCCGGTGTAATTGCTTAATGCTGTTTGGGTGGGGTCGTTGTTGTTGCAGCTAGGGTAAGGAGAAAAGCCCCACAGTGCTTTGGGCCTCAACCTTTTGACCTCTCGTAGACTTTCCATCATGACTGACTGGGCTGCTGCTTCGAAGTCCACCTGCAGGGAGACAAAATGATCCTTTAGCTCTCTAAGCTTTCCTAGAACAGGCTAGACGACTTGAGTTGTCcaaatatttgtaaaacagcagctgttttgATAAATAACAGATTTTAAATAGACGTTAATCCAGGATTATTAAAATTATATGTTCTAATTCTACTTCAAGCTACTCAAGCATATTTGACTTTATCTAATCCCCCTGTTTTAACCAAATCTTCTCACCTTTGACCATTTCTCCACTTCTTCTGTGGTCCATTTTGGAAAGAAGGATTTCATCAGCTTCCTGGAGGCCTCCTGATACATGGCCTGTTTTTCTCGGTTCCTGGACCATTGTGGGAGCCACTCTGCCCAGCGCAGgacccccaaccccaggtacctCGGGGAAGGTAGAGCTGCATCTAAGTCTTGCTGCAGTTTTTGGATGTGGCTGTTCAGGCGTGTGTGCTGCGGAAGCCCCTTGTTGACAGGTGTGCTTTTGTCTATGAAGTAGGGGTAGTTTCCCAGGGTGTCCTCGTAAAAAACGGCTATACGTTCTGGCTCCATGCCAAAGGACCTGGCATCTGCTCTGTTGAAGCAGGAAGAGTCGCGGATTCCCCAGAAGATGATGAAAGGCTGTCCAGACAGAAGAGGAGGCTGTGCGAGCGGTGGCGGACCGCTCTTACAGGGGCAGGCAAAGAgaccgaggaggaggaggagaacgaaGGGGGCTGACAAAAAAGCTGTGGGTTTCGGTTCCGGCTGTGGGTCTGGATGGAAATGAGGTTTGGTGCGCGCCATTGAAGTGGCTCACCCCTTCAGGCCGTCACATTCAATCATGTtgctaagaaaaataaaacagacatcCATCAGTTTGTAATTTGATGTACAAAGTGATTCCAGAGACTTCGTTCGACAACAataacaaatctgcagcaaattCACTATTTTTGATAGTTTTATTCTCAGAGACTTATCTGGTTGTGTTATTTGTGCAGGGACCAGTATGGTATAGTGACTGTAAGGCTGAAATTGTCGCCGAAGACGCTGAGGCAAGTCTATCGTTTGTAATGCgctaaaatacataaaaactccAAATGCCAACAAGGTCCTTTTCTGTAATATTAACTAAAAAATAGCTGACAAAAGCAAAAAttctaagtttttttaaaatcattctaGGTAAACATTATAAATGAAGCGGCCAAAACAGGAAACTAAGCTAAATCAATTTCTCCCCCTGATCATGATAGtactttcattttttgacaTAGTTAtagctaaaacaaaaattcaaaaagtgCTCTCTGGTCCGtgcatcatttattttatgaaaacaacAATTTACTGTGATCAAATTTATagctaaaaatacataaaaacagcatcatttgGTTAATGAAAACCGCAAATGTAACAGATAAATTTTGCTGCTAAATTACAGCTAAAAGTGCCTCAGTcattaaaaacaatgattaacAATTAATGTTCTCCTTTTAAGCATATCCCTTtactgattcgcacaggtgcTTTGGCAGAAAGGATGCCCTTCCAGACACAATCCTGAatttttatccgggctggggaccggcacagggggatcCAGACTTTTggtccccttgtggctacatagtggCTATATAAAAGAGTAATAAAATCTGTAAAACTAGAATAAACAGCAATAAATATACCAAATGAAAATATAACATGATCACAATacttcaaattttaaaaaccttCACCATTGGATGTCcagatttttaacatgttttagccATGTGACTTTGTCCAAACAATGGTGACTACATATGGTACATAATAAAGACAGCACACAACTGAAAAATCAGTTCAAagccttttggggtcatggggagGCTGCAGCCAGTCCCAATCACAGTAGGGTGAAGGAAGGGTGCACCCTGGATGTTTTGCCTCTTcactgctgttgctgttgttaacctttcagcatatcccttcagtggtcgccacagcaaatcagctttcactgaatcgcacaggtggtttggcagagattatCATGCCAGacacccttcctgacacaacctcgtatattatccaggctggggaccggcacagggagacccagacttgccCCCCCCCGTGTGGCTACATAGTCAGGCAGTGGCATGAAGGGTCAATAACCCACggtggatgaagctcattgaagCTATTGAATCCTGGTTTCCTGTGCACCAGTCCTGCACTTGACCAACTGAGTTAATTTCCTTTTAACAGCTAAAAGTAACTTTGCACAAATATGTTGATTTAAACATAGAAATAGACTGTCAGGACTTGTTTTGTTCAATGTTATCAAAGATTTACTTGGGTGAAACCTGTGTTtctcagtgtttttaacatgcttttgtggccatttttctcatgatataagacatataaaaagaaaatcaaacttccaaattgcatttctgagtatttcttttctaaaatcGATGTGAATCGGCGCAGACAAGAGAGATGCTGTTCGTGACGTAAAAAATGTCGCGgtcgggccacaagctccctgctccgctctgcagaaacaatgtcccagaaaactatacaggtttttaaaatttggctaaaatcagcataatcataattaaaagaccacaaggAACACCgtgaaaatattttgaaagaTGATCACTGTTCACACTCCTgtatatttgaaatgttttcagttttagtttatttcagagtttttcttaataagagtttttcttttttctttggagtgATTTTCTGTTGTATTAGATTTCCATGTTGTCGTATTATGTTGAATGTCGTTCAGTTGGTTATCTGCTCTTCATTTCCTGCTTGTGAAGCCATTCACTTGTTTTTCCATTGTTCTCTTCCTGGTTATCATTTCTGTTTAGTGGTGTGTCGTTTTTCTCTCTATGGTTATTGTCTTTATTTCAGCCAGCGTTTGCAGTGCATTCTGTTTCCCCCCCTGGAATTAGATAGTTCACTCCTCTGTTCTGTTTGCTGGCATCTcccattttgtgtattttttaaggGTCAAAACTCTGACATAAAAACCAGCATTACATTCTTTGGAAGAAGAGGCACAACAGCAAAATCTCAAACAGTGATTTGGTTTCATAAATTTAGGAAACTGTCCTTCCTAGACGGCATCACATCGTTGAGTCTGTAGCCCGGCTCACACATTCAGGGATTTTAGTCTCAGTGTGTTCCTGAAAGGAAATCCAACGCATCTGACCCCCTTAAACTAATGTTTGACATTTATACAAATTGCCCAAATAAAAAgtctgcagttttatttttcccagtTTGTGCCTGatcataaagttaaaaaaagggcAAACAATTGCTGGTTAGCAGTGGCAGCTCTGCAAGAGCACAGATAGCTGCATGTTCTATAACAAGCCATTAAAAAGGGAAGAGTGGCGCTGTGTGAGAAGTGACAGGTAGAAACATGGTTGCTGAAAATCTAAATGTCACAGACTCCTGGAACATGCAGTCTGCTGGTTACAAATAGATCCACAGAGGGGGGAATATCAGCTCTGCCGCTCTGGTGTAGCTTATTTTCTACAGGTGTTTGTCATTATCTAGGCTCGTTAGATCATTTGATGGGTGGATCATTGCTGGAAAATGAACCGTTTCAACAGTGCAAAACaaagcagggggtggggggggggggtaatggcTCACAATCAATTGCTACAAACAATCATCCTCATTTAAAATAGCAGTGATGGAGTTTGAAATGAATTTAGTCTGATCTTATTGGTCCTTGCGATGAGAAAACAGTAGAATTAAAATGGGAATGAGCTCCCTGTTCTCTGTCCTCATCCACAGCTCTTaattttaatgactttttaacACCAGGGTTGATAAATAATTAAGTGACTGATTAAAACGCAGCCACACTCTGTTTGTTAAATGTGCCGAAACCTGTGAAATGTGTTCAGATTCCGTATCCAACAATTTATCTGATGTTGAACTTGCATCTTAACTATTGTGTTCTGACAAAAAGACTGCAAATGAATATTTCTAGTCCGTAGTATCTCCGGGATTTTAATGGCGTTGACAGGAGCTGATTAAGCCTCCAGATAACTATAACATGTAAGCTCTAAATCCAGCAGGGTCGGAGATCACAGAGTTCATGGTGTCCTGCAGAGACGTTTTGGGGTTTTGCACCCATTCTTTTAGGAAAATATGGGGTTCAATGGTTCCAAAGATGGTTCTAAAGATTCCAATGGAGTCATTCAGTGAGGAATATACAAATATTTAAGGGGAAAGATAACGCTTTAGTCCTGGAGGAAACATTTACAGTGTAACCtttttgctatcctaggcactttaacgttgggagttgggtcatctagacccactagacagtgcgctgaaccttttttcttcaatgatttgtgatcttccctggtgtccatggattacatgaaatcctctccacctttatccacctttgtcatcgtagggagaacacgtcaatggtcatcttgaccccatggGATGGCAAAAGGGTTACAGGGAGCAGGATTCTAGAGGCCAAACACTGCTggtggtgtttttttattttaaatatcagCCTGTTCTTTAAGTAACCAGTCCACACCCAACTCAGAAATGTGTAGACTATAAGCTTAATGAAGACAAATATCATATCTATGTGTGCCATTAAAGATAGTTTAATTGTCTTGAAGTGTATAGAACCTGagcaaatatttatatattttttgagtGCTAaatatcttccttttttttcaattcccaATATGTATAATCTGGTCACCCTTTTTACGCAATCCGTGAGTCGCTGCTCATACTGGGGGGTAAATGTGAGAACTGGCTAATCTGTTCCGGATAAGCCTCTTCTCTGTGTTTACTTTTCTGTTTGGTCAGAGGTTGATCCTTTAGCCCTCCGCtgctctaaataaaaaaagatgcctCCACCTACGCGTTTTAAAAATATCCAAATAGAGCCGTCATTTAGCAACAGTTTGAATGGCTTAGAACTCAGGCactacatttttaacattttgcaatGAAATATAGTATTAATACAATCCATGTTTgatttttagttcatttttaagtgtttcttaaaaaaaataaaataaaagattcttGAAAACTTTTTCCTCGTAGctgcatttatgtttaaaaaccGCTACTTTGTGTAAAACACGGGAGGTTATGAAAATCAGGATCTTACGCTGTGTTTTTCAAAGTTCACCTTCATCTCATATATATTAGAAATGTCCAGACAAAAAAGGTTTCGTGTGTCTGTTTGTGGAATAAGGCTGTGGAAAAACCAGTTAACACCTAAAACAATGTCGAAACGTTAAGAAGATTTTTGATAAATATGGACATctacaaaacataaataatctGTGTTGTATCTGTAAATATTGATGAATATAAATTTGAATCATATCAGGTTGTACTTGGGGAAAAAGATTTAAAGGGAATCAAATgtcagatctcagtactagttctGTTAGATCTAAGTGCTGCTTTTGATACTGTTAatcacctgatccttgtaaacagacttaaaagtcttggcctttcaggAACTGTTCTCAAGTAGTTCGAGTCttatctcatggagagaaactttatggtaatatattatataatatataataatattatggacacacacttttctggggtccatgaaattaattgtggtgtgcctcaaggttccatcctttgccccttgctttttaacatttacatgcttccacTAGGAAATGTCATCAGAAGCCACAACATCAGCtgtcatagctatgctgatgatacccagttgtacatagctatgtctcctgatgacacaaagccaatagaagcactttatatctgtattttagatgtgaaattatggatggcttttctgcagctcaaccaggaaaaaaacgaaattttagttatcggtCCTGAAGCTAAGAGAGAGAAACCGTTTCTGAAGTTAAAAgaactttcattaagtcattcagaaacagtcagaaacctaggcgttatttttgactctaagctaacttttatcccacatataaaacaggtggtaaaaactggtttttatcatcttcgAAATCTAGCTAGAGTTCTCTgtcttgctaatatggagatgctaatgcatgcttttatcatgagtaaaattgattattgtaacgccctgcttgctggtcttccaaaaaccaatattacgaaccttcagcttctccaaaattctgctgcacgagttcttacaaagaccaggaggcagggctcacatcaccccaattttaaaatccttgcattggctccccatatgcctcaggattgattttaagatacttttaaccgtttttaaatgtcttaacggtcttgcgccttatTATTTATCCAATCTTTTAGTAAAGtacgaaccctcgcggaccctgagtacctctggcactggtctgttaaccattccgactgtaaaaaccaaaacctacgGAGAAGCCtcttttcagcactatggcccccgtttgtggaacagtctgccagaggacttGAGAGCCACAGAGAGccttaatgcttttaagaaagggctaaagacccatctttttaacctggcttttaactaattttttactacctttatttatttttatcttgttttatgaacttacaCTAGATTctaatgtgttattttaatttaccttatatcagtgttttagtgtttattgcttttttcaaTGTTAACTTTATCagtctcctttttttattttttgttttttttattttccagtgcttcctcagtttggacctctccctctgggtcggctgctgttcagccactgcagcgCTGGATGGGGAcctgctgtggtggagcggtccctgCCTGTGAtcctgcatttggctgtctatgcggctaTTCACAGAGGGGGAGGCTCCAACTATTAGcgttttcgtgctcagcctatttcttatTTGTCATTATCTTTCCCCAttagttagggggtgggagatgTGAAAGAGGTGGGGGGTTGTGTAGGTACAGGGAGGTTAGATTGgctaacttggcaatgtttttttacaccggatgcccttcctgacgcaaccctctcaatccaaccgggcttgggactggcacagcagcagagaagggaatagggagcagcccggatttgaaccctggtttcacggacggaaggcgccgcaaaccagcacgagctaaaccggccccccAATGTAAAGCACATtgtgttatacttttatatgaatagcctttataaataaagtttgatttgatttgttggtGTCAGATGTTTCTGTGTTTATATATATCTATGTGTAGTTATCTGTTTTTAAGGGTATCTGAAGTTGAATATGTACTCAGTGGAGAGGGAACAGGTCTACAGTAGATACATAGTGGGTTGGATTGGGGCAGTAATAAACTTGGCATGGAGGTGAGAAAACATCAGGTTTTTACATCTTCTGACCCcctttcttgtattttttttgtttgtttgttttattttgtcttatcgttcattttaaagtatgtgtccataaaaaaatattatcaaaACGATTCAACAGATTCTGTAAATCAAAATTGAACTTCCAAAtgacaaaagcagaaaatcagTGTTTGTAATCCAGATTACTGAAATTCCGAGCCCGCTCTGTTGATTTAAATTATCTTTcttatgtctgtttttctaaagaCATTTTGCTTTTAGCAACTTCCTAGAAATgttcaacatgtttttctgttttcaatttGTTAAAATCATAGAAACATAGAAGATGTTGACTTAaagactaaaaaacaacaaggtAGGACAGTGCTGtgattatatattttaagagGAATTCTAACAACTCATCTGAACATTTGATCAAAAGTGAAAGCTCTGTTTTTGTGTAACTAAATGGTAATAGAttacagctttatttatttttaatcccaaATTTTCCTTTTATAGTGACCCGGCTGATAGAAGATGTTAACAGATGTGCAACTTCCgttc is from Oryzias latipes chromosome 7, ASM223467v1 and encodes:
- the LOC101168117 gene encoding hyaluronidase-2-like, whose product is MARTKPHFHPDPQPEPKPTAFLSAPFVLLLLLGLFACPCKSGPPPLAQPPLLSGQPFIIFWGIRDSSCFNRADARSFGMEPERIAVFYEDTLGNYPYFIDKSTPVNKGLPQHTRLNSHIQKLQQDLDAALPSPRYLGLGVLRWAEWLPQWSRNREKQAMYQEASRKLMKSFFPKWTTEEVEKWSKVDFEAAAQSVMMESLREVKRLRPKALWGFSPYPSCNNNDPTQTALSNYTGRCPPAEAALNDELLWLWKRCSALYPLLTLDKLQSGSSGARLSSSGQIREALRVSSLAGTDFDLPVFPLVKSVYVSTKTFLSQTDLVNTIGESAAMGTAGIVIWDKSEPKTERECQDLAEFVQKVLGPYIMNITTATQLCSASLCQGRGRCVRLDPDSSAYLHLPPSSTVTGKGGKGMVQPDKGNETVETDPAEIWKKDFRCQWYKTAGGDASDQQAPRDGASVGVKSDGDAGAVTAASTAKSASDTKFRRTDPPDTGNSKPSLEVPTDSVASLLAAPNGMLLLGLVAGSLCLGPLC